A genomic window from Vanessa tameamea isolate UH-Manoa-2023 chromosome 7, ilVanTame1 primary haplotype, whole genome shotgun sequence includes:
- the LOC113401349 gene encoding MKI67 FHA domain-interacting nucleolar phosphoprotein, whose amino-acid sequence MEESVALDSSKQKQFVKSVRGIKKLLKKKSKKSVTSDTGNKTVPIEKPEPTKKIKSEKKPKLEKNKKKTSLEEKKPKTFKKREKRGLVYLAHIPHGFYEHQMTEYFKQFGVVTNARVIRSSRTGNSKGYAFVEFKEPSVAEIVAETMNNYLMGKRLLKAVYIPPEKQKLHALRKNWNNQNNPARDHTLKMKRALNADKTDQEELLVAEKLLSSLSNNKKKLKVLGIDYDFFMPVDVPEGLKEKVEKVEDKVKEVSSNTGIESKKKIKVEEKITKTKQKKIKNEPTENKNNIVSLKKENNKNKKQQNKNKNNIKSNENQPEKKNLVQGVDIKNQTNKQQKLKVIELKADDFININNSDNDDDDDSVDFDSDEFEKMIENDDDEDVDDEDVDDEDVDDEDVDDEDVDDEDVEDLSEADESDDLNKKVIQTKHINKKIMPIVSQRDYSTSKTTLKNKQGKEIPKVMAEKRKKVIIAPVTSKKAKFEKQNKKTLNKVIKKRK is encoded by the exons atGGAAGAAAGCGTTGCTTTAGATTCAAGTAAACAAAAGCAATTCGTTAAGTCTGTCAGAGGAATAAAGAAACTTTTAAAg AAAAAGAGTAAAAAATCTGTAACATCAGATACGGGTAACAAAACAGTGCCAATTGAGAAACCAGAAcctacgaaaaaaataaaatcagaaaagAAGccaaaattagaaaaaaataaaaagaaaactagTTTAGAGGAGAAAAAACCCAAAACGTTTAAGAAACGTGAAAAGAGAGGTTTAGTATACCTTGCCCACATTCCTCATGGATTTTACGAG caCCAAATGACAGAGTACTTCAAACAGTTTGGAGTAGTAACCAATGCTAGAGTGATAAGATCTAGCCGCACTGGAAACTCAAAGGGCTATGCTTTCGTTGAATTCAAAGAACCTTCTGTTGCAGAAATTGTTGCAGAAACtatgaacaattatttaatgGGAAAGAGATTGTTAAAAG cTGTATATATACCTCCTGAGAAACAAAAATTGCATGCTTTGAGAAAAAACtggaataatcaaaataatccaGCTAGAGATCACACACTGAAAATGAAAAGG GCATTGAATGCTGATAAAACTGACCAGGAAGAGTTATTAGTTGCAGAGAAACTGTTATCCAG TCtctcaaataacaaaaaaaaattgaaagtattGGGTATAGACTATGATTTCTTTATGCCAGTAGATGTTCCAGAAGGCTTAAAAGAAAAGGTAGAAAAAGTTGAGGATAAAGTCAAAGAAGTGAGTTCCAATACAGGAATAGaatcaaaaaagaaaattaaggtagaagaaaaaataacaaagaccaaacagaagaaaattaaaaatgaacccacagaaaataaaaataacattgtgagtttaaagaaagaaaacaataaaaataagaaacaacagaacaaaaataaaaacaacataaaatctAATGAAAATCAACCAGAAAAGAAAAATCTAGTTCAAGGAGTTGATATTAAAAatcagacaaataaacaacaaaagttGAAAGTGATTGAGCTAAAGGCAGATGATTTTATAAACATCAACAATTCAgacaatgatgatgatgatgacagtGTAGATTTTGATTCTGATGAATTTGAAAAGATGAttgaaaatgatgatgatgaagatgttGACGATGAAGATGTTGATGATGAAGATGTTGATGATGAAGATGTTGACGATGAAGATGTTGATGATGAAGATGTTGAAGATTTATCAGAAGCTGACGAGAGTGATGATTTGAATAAGAAAGTTATACAAACGaaacatattaacaaaaaaat TATGCCTATTGTTTCCCAAAGAGATTATAGTACatcaaaaacaacattaaagaATAAACAAGGCAAAGAAATTCCTAAAGTAATGGCAGAAAAGAGGAAGAAAGTCATCA ttgcTCCAGTAACTTCAAAAAAGGCAAAATTTGAGAAGCAAAATAAGAAgacattaaataaagtaattaagaagagaaaataa
- the LOC113401351 gene encoding protein AAR2 homolog: MDQETAKKLLVEGGTFVFLGVPQETQFGIDMQCWNTEEDFRGIKMIPPGLHYVHYSAVSKETGDISPRSGFMHYFDKKEFVVKMWDKKLEDISKDEISEESIQRLKDNLLNIDKHLAPYPYEIWQKWKQLSSQITAELAQKLSPLNGLIRASVDLLPMSDKDRPRGNKSKQSIEPDPVSKEVQSDDSTPGQSGAKRVRRITEEEKEQAMLPDLKPAPGEAMRFTEIPKEKYPPGSTPGEITKHYLDQTYSLDLMIAQHDEPLHIIGELQFTYLCFLIGHSLEAFEHWKNLVILLCSCDKAILKYRNVYFNFIKTIETQIDEMPGDFLADIVMNKNVIYKKLRYFFRTVFVNKKKIDGQLLSLIVRFIENLTQKLKWDFTGLNDYEEDEKPVLVLFDDFVAIDEHCILSL, encoded by the exons ATGGACCAGGAGACCGCTAAAAAGCTCCTCGTTGAAGGAGGAACATTTGTATTCCTCGGTGTGCCCCAGGAGACACAATTTGGTATTGATATGCAATGTTGGAATACTGAAGAAGACTTTCGAGGAATAAAAATGATTCCACCGGGTCTTCATTACGTTCACTATTCTGCTGTGAGCAAAGAAACCGGAGACATTTCACCAAG ATCAGGATTTATGCATTACTTTGATAAAAAAGAGTTTGTCGTCAAAATGTGGGATAAAAAACTAGAAGATATTAGTAAGGATGAAATTAGTGAAGAAAGCATTCAGCGCTTAAAAGATAATTTGCTCAACATAGACAAGCACTTAGCCCCTTATCCTTATGAAATATGGCAAAAGTGGAAACAATTATCTTCTCAAATAACAg CTGAGTTAGCACAGAAGCTCTCACCACTGAATGGTCTTATCAGAGCGTCGGTGGACTTACTGCCAATGAGTGATAAGGATAGACCGAGAGGAAATAAGTCAAAACAGTCCATAGAACCTGATCCTGTATCAAAAGAAGTTCAAAGCGATGATTCAACTCCAGGCCAATCTGGTGCTAAAAGAGTTAGAAGAATCACAGAGGAAGAAAAAGAGCAAGCTATGTTACCAGATTTAAAGCCAGCCCCAG GAGAGGCAATGAGGTTTACAGAAATACCAAAAGAAAAATACCCACCAGGCTCAACACCAGGGGAGATAACGAAGCACTATTTAGATCAAACATATTCCTTAGATCTCATGATTGCACAGCATGATga GCCTCTACATATTATTGGCGAGCTTCAGTTTACATACTTATGTTTCCTTATTGGACATTCTCTTGAAGCTTTCGAACATTGGAAGAATCTTGTTATTTTGCTGTGTTCCTGTGATAAAGCTATTCTGAAATATCGAAATgtttacttcaattttattaaaacaattgagaCACAAATTGATGAAATGCCAGGTGACTTTTTAGCAGACATTGTGATGAATAAGAacgtaatttacaaaaaattacgatattttttcCGCACAGTGTTCGTAAATAAGAAGAAGATTGATGGTCAGTTATTGTCTTTGATTGTTCGATTTATTGAAAACTTAACCCAAAAGCTTAAGTGGGATTTCACGGGACTTAATGATTATGAAGAAGATGAGAAACCTGTACTAGTTCTATTTGACGATTTTGTAGCAATTGACGAACACTGTATATTAAGtttgtaa